A genome region from Halorussus pelagicus includes the following:
- a CDS encoding 30S ribosomal protein S27ae, with protein MARNEFYNDDGTTDKEQCTRCGDAFLADHGDRLHCGRCGYTEWK; from the coding sequence ATGGCGCGCAACGAGTTCTACAACGACGACGGCACCACCGACAAAGAGCAGTGTACCCGGTGTGGCGACGCGTTCCTCGCCGACCACGGCGACCGCCTCCACTGCGGCCGGTGTGGCTACACCGAGTGGAAGTAG
- a CDS encoding heme-binding protein — translation MTREPPATNEGWYALHDFRTVDWDAWRDAPQRERDAALDAGVSFLRERVDVTDAEDGSSAVFSMLGHKADLLVIHFRPTMADLDTAERAFEDTAFAEYTDQTNSYVSVTEVGGYTSEEMTKEPSEIEDTGLARYAESKLYPEIPDSEFVCFYPMDKRREPGENWYDLPFDERAEMMDAHGEIGKTYAGQVSQVISGSIGFDDYEWGVDLFSNDPTHIKDLLYELRFDESSSKYAEFGPFYFGRQFEPEDLPAFMAGEAVPADESADADSSGHPHGEGGHHGDDGGHHGHGDSEGHGDGHHHGDDGGHDHDSDDADDSGNIRGELEDLDIYAGQPHGEDVYAMVLYSEADTDELFEEVDGLRGNFEHYDTHVKTAVYQTKEASDRDRSAVVSIWETQSAADTAGGFLADLPGIVARAGEESGFGTMGMFYTVKPEHREDFVEKFDTVGGVLEGMDGHLETDLLANCEDENDMFIASQWESKEDAMTFFRSDDFADTVDWGRDVLADRPRHVFLA, via the coding sequence ATGACGAGAGAACCCCCGGCGACCAACGAGGGCTGGTACGCGCTTCACGATTTCCGAACCGTCGATTGGGACGCGTGGCGCGACGCCCCGCAACGAGAGCGCGACGCCGCCCTCGACGCTGGCGTCTCGTTCCTGCGCGAGCGCGTGGACGTGACCGACGCCGAGGACGGCTCCTCGGCGGTGTTCTCGATGCTCGGCCACAAGGCCGACCTGCTCGTGATTCACTTCCGGCCGACGATGGCCGACCTCGACACCGCGGAGCGCGCGTTCGAGGACACCGCGTTCGCCGAGTACACCGACCAGACCAACTCCTACGTTTCGGTGACGGAAGTCGGCGGCTACACCAGCGAGGAGATGACCAAAGAGCCATCCGAAATCGAGGACACCGGTCTCGCGCGCTACGCCGAGAGCAAGCTCTACCCCGAAATTCCCGACAGCGAGTTCGTCTGCTTCTACCCGATGGACAAGCGCCGCGAACCCGGAGAGAACTGGTACGACCTGCCGTTCGACGAGCGCGCCGAGATGATGGACGCCCACGGCGAAATCGGCAAGACCTACGCCGGACAGGTCTCGCAGGTCATCTCCGGCTCTATCGGCTTCGACGACTACGAGTGGGGCGTTGACCTGTTCAGCAACGACCCGACCCACATCAAGGACCTGCTCTACGAACTCCGGTTCGACGAGAGCAGTTCCAAGTACGCCGAGTTCGGCCCGTTCTACTTCGGTCGCCAGTTCGAACCGGAGGACCTACCGGCGTTCATGGCCGGAGAAGCGGTTCCGGCAGACGAGAGCGCGGACGCCGACTCGTCGGGTCACCCGCACGGTGAAGGCGGCCATCACGGCGACGACGGCGGCCATCACGGCCACGGTGACAGCGAAGGACACGGCGACGGCCACCATCACGGCGACGACGGCGGCCACGACCACGACTCCGACGACGCCGATGACTCCGGGAACATCCGCGGCGAACTCGAAGACCTCGACATCTACGCGGGTCAACCCCACGGCGAAGACGTGTACGCGATGGTCCTCTACTCGGAGGCCGACACCGACGAACTCTTCGAGGAGGTAGACGGCCTGCGGGGCAACTTCGAACACTACGACACGCACGTCAAGACTGCAGTGTACCAGACGAAGGAAGCGTCCGACCGGGACCGCTCGGCGGTCGTGAGCATCTGGGAGACCCAGAGCGCGGCCGACACCGCGGGCGGATTCCTCGCGGACCTGCCGGGAATCGTCGCTCGCGCCGGAGAAGAGAGTGGCTTTGGCACGATGGGAATGTTCTACACCGTCAAGCCCGAACACCGCGAAGACTTCGTGGAGAAGTTCGACACCGTGGGTGGCGTCCTCGAAGGGATGGACGGCCACCTCGAAACGGACCTATTGGCCAACTGTGAAGACGAAAACGACATGTTCATCGCCAGCCAGTGGGAGTCCAAGGAGGACGCCATGACGTTCTTCCGGAGCGACGACTTTGCCGACACCGTCGATTGGGGCCGCGACGTGCTGGCCGACCGGCCGCGACACGTCTTCTTGGCCTGA
- a CDS encoding AEC family transporter, whose product MSLVSALGSAILPVLSVAAVGFLLGKTRDVNVDSLGTITIYVLTPALIFHSLATSEISGGLAAKLVFGVALFTVVMVLLAEVVGRLLGETEPVLGALVLSSSFPNAGNYGIPLSAFAFGAVGRSTAVLYIAGQSLLMYTVGVYLASRGEGTDLRSAAVEVFRLPLVYAVVAAWLARWFGVVPASDTAAMETLKLVGDSAIPVMLLMLGIQLANTKHGAAVSRVGVSNGLKLVVAPLVGVGVALLLGLGSNPAVARVFILECGMPAAVTPLILSIEYDSGGDGRLTGPEYVSTAIFTSTVASVVTLTGLIALLQSGLLV is encoded by the coding sequence GTGTCACTCGTCTCCGCGCTCGGGTCCGCTATCCTGCCGGTCCTGTCGGTCGCGGCGGTCGGCTTCCTGCTCGGGAAGACCCGCGACGTGAACGTGGACTCGCTCGGAACTATCACCATCTACGTGCTGACGCCCGCGCTCATCTTCCACAGCCTCGCCACGTCCGAAATCTCGGGCGGACTGGCGGCGAAACTCGTCTTCGGGGTCGCGCTGTTCACAGTGGTGATGGTCCTGCTCGCGGAAGTCGTCGGCCGACTGCTCGGCGAGACCGAACCCGTACTGGGCGCGCTAGTCCTCTCGTCGTCGTTTCCGAACGCGGGCAACTACGGCATCCCGCTGTCGGCGTTCGCGTTCGGCGCGGTCGGACGCTCGACGGCGGTCCTCTACATCGCGGGCCAGTCGCTGTTGATGTACACAGTCGGCGTCTACCTCGCCTCGCGCGGCGAGGGGACCGACCTGCGCTCGGCCGCGGTCGAGGTGTTTCGCCTGCCGCTGGTCTACGCCGTCGTCGCGGCGTGGCTGGCGCGCTGGTTCGGCGTCGTCCCCGCCAGCGATACCGCGGCGATGGAGACGCTGAAACTGGTCGGCGACTCGGCTATTCCGGTGATGTTGCTGATGCTCGGCATCCAACTGGCCAACACGAAACACGGCGCGGCCGTTTCGCGGGTCGGCGTCTCGAACGGTCTCAAACTCGTCGTCGCGCCGCTGGTGGGCGTCGGCGTCGCCCTCCTGCTGGGTCTCGGGTCGAACCCGGCGGTCGCCCGCGTGTTCATCTTGGAGTGTGGGATGCCCGCGGCGGTCACGCCGCTGATTCTGTCCATCGAGTACGATTCGGGCGGCGACGGCAGACTGACCGGGCCGGAGTACGTGAGCACGGCCATCTTCACCAGCACCGTGGCCAGCGTGGTGACGCTGACGGGACTGATAGCCCTGCTACAGTCCGGACTGCTGGTTTGA
- a CDS encoding helix-turn-helix transcriptional regulator: MDLRTFRRRRLLAAVVAVVSSFVLTTQLVNPSPVMVSIDGNTTEISEIAGVFTYQDVLVLAGAAFLLGISGTYLVVERRTVTETTDEEVDTESRSPPTRPTSTFTAGGAAVMSRADAEPAEARLDEWEATAERLANNEREVYEAVLEAEGVRPQSEIVEQTEFSKATVSRTLDNLESKNLVERKRRGMGNVIVLL, from the coding sequence ATGGACTTGCGAACGTTCCGAAGGCGACGCCTACTTGCGGCAGTCGTCGCCGTCGTCTCGTCGTTTGTTCTCACGACTCAACTCGTCAATCCGTCTCCGGTGATGGTCTCTATCGACGGAAACACGACCGAGATATCCGAGATAGCGGGCGTGTTCACGTATCAAGATGTTCTCGTCCTCGCAGGTGCGGCGTTTCTTCTCGGTATCAGCGGGACGTACTTAGTCGTGGAACGCCGGACGGTGACCGAGACCACTGACGAGGAGGTGGACACCGAATCGCGGTCCCCGCCGACGCGGCCGACTTCTACCTTTACCGCGGGCGGTGCAGCAGTGATGTCGCGCGCGGACGCTGAACCAGCGGAGGCCCGCCTCGACGAGTGGGAAGCGACTGCCGAACGACTCGCAAACAACGAGCGCGAGGTGTACGAGGCGGTGTTAGAAGCCGAGGGCGTCCGTCCGCAGAGCGAAATTGTCGAGCAGACCGAGTTCTCGAAGGCGACGGTCAGTCGGACACTGGACAACTTAGAGAGTAAGAATCTCGTCGAGCGGAAGCGACGCGGTATGGGGAACGTTATCGTCCTTCTGTAG
- a CDS encoding sensor histidine kinase yields the protein MALFGVGWQYLGYVLAYGFATLGCGVAVLRARYVTDADTRRGLLALLVSSGGWAGLELAFLLASTRLAQYVAYLLSLVVGLTTVGAWLYFCSAYTGRSFHRSVGYRRAAVAVYAFIVAVKVTNPLHGLYFTTEIATTPFPHLSIHHQTFHWVVSGLSYALVAVGFFMLYELFLEADYDTRSLGAVVAATGLPVAFDIVGFASPALVDINYEPLGVAIFALGVLYVFEDKFLAVQLTDGVDAPVVYLDSEDRIRDYNGGARTLFPALEGATGKPLAAVLPDLAARVGAADSDTDTNTDAETDADPVLERRGDGESQYYLVSDTAFTLGQADIGRMVVVSDVTETERRRRELERQNDQLEGFAAAIRHELLNTLQIVGGRVGLAGRALEDGNLQGARESLQTASHAADRMTTIVGDLSDLARHGQTLEETSRLDFSTVVNSGWSAAAPDDIALSVEGRGTLRAEESRLEDLFESAFSFVAHNGASEVTVCLRDDGFVVADDGEPPPDDTEPFFEYGVSAPDPEVGMALPNVRTLARVHGWEVTIDTEYREGVRLVVSGVAVERKQTRSA from the coding sequence ATGGCGCTATTCGGCGTCGGATGGCAGTATCTCGGATACGTACTCGCGTACGGGTTCGCCACGCTCGGCTGCGGGGTCGCCGTCTTGCGAGCCCGGTACGTGACGGACGCCGACACGCGACGAGGGCTTCTGGCGCTTCTCGTCAGTAGCGGCGGCTGGGCCGGACTGGAACTCGCCTTTCTACTGGCTTCGACCCGACTGGCTCAGTACGTCGCGTACCTCCTCAGCCTCGTCGTCGGGCTAACCACTGTCGGGGCGTGGCTGTACTTCTGTTCGGCGTACACCGGACGGTCGTTTCACAGGAGCGTCGGCTACCGTCGGGCGGCCGTGGCGGTGTACGCGTTCATCGTCGCGGTAAAGGTCACGAACCCGCTGCACGGACTCTACTTCACTACCGAGATTGCGACGACACCGTTCCCGCACCTGTCGATTCACCACCAGACGTTTCACTGGGTCGTCTCGGGGCTTTCCTACGCCCTCGTCGCGGTCGGGTTCTTCATGCTCTACGAACTGTTCCTCGAAGCCGACTACGACACGCGGTCGCTCGGTGCCGTCGTCGCCGCGACCGGTCTCCCCGTGGCGTTCGACATTGTGGGATTTGCGAGTCCGGCTCTCGTCGATATCAACTACGAACCCCTCGGGGTCGCCATCTTCGCGCTCGGCGTGCTGTACGTCTTCGAGGACAAGTTCCTCGCGGTTCAACTCACGGACGGCGTTGACGCACCGGTCGTGTATCTCGACAGCGAGGACCGTATTCGGGACTACAACGGAGGCGCTCGCACCCTGTTCCCGGCGCTTGAGGGCGCGACCGGCAAACCGCTGGCCGCCGTCCTCCCGGACCTCGCCGCGCGGGTCGGAGCCGCCGACAGTGACACGGACACCAACACTGACGCAGAAACCGATGCCGACCCCGTCTTGGAGCGGCGAGGAGACGGTGAGTCGCAGTATTACCTCGTCAGCGACACCGCGTTCACGCTCGGGCAGGCCGACATCGGGCGGATGGTCGTTGTCAGCGACGTGACCGAGACCGAACGCCGCCGCCGGGAGTTGGAGCGCCAGAACGACCAGCTCGAAGGCTTCGCCGCGGCCATCAGACACGAACTGCTCAACACGCTCCAAATCGTCGGCGGTCGAGTGGGACTGGCCGGTCGTGCGTTAGAGGACGGTAATCTACAGGGTGCGCGGGAGTCGTTACAGACCGCCTCGCACGCGGCCGACCGCATGACGACTATCGTCGGCGACCTCTCGGACCTCGCAAGACACGGCCAAACGCTAGAGGAGACCAGCCGCCTCGACTTCTCGACGGTCGTGAACTCCGGGTGGAGCGCGGCCGCCCCGGACGACATCGCGCTCTCCGTTGAGGGCCGCGGCACGCTACGGGCCGAGGAATCCCGGCTCGAAGACCTCTTCGAGAGCGCCTTCTCCTTTGTGGCCCACAACGGTGCTTCCGAGGTGACCGTTTGCCTCCGCGACGACGGCTTCGTTGTCGCTGACGACGGCGAACCGCCACCGGACGACACGGAGCCGTTCTTCGAGTACGGCGTCTCGGCACCCGACCCGGAAGTTGGCATGGCGCTGCCGAACGTCAGGACGCTCGCGCGCGTCCACGGCTGGGAGGTCACTATCGACACCGAGTACCGCGAGGGCGTCCGCCTCGTCGTCTCCGGCGTCGCCGTCGAGCGCAAACAGACACGGTCCGCGTGA
- a CDS encoding bifunctional N(6)-L-threonylcarbamoyladenine synthase/serine/threonine protein kinase — translation MRVLGIEGTAWAASAAVYDDETAATDPDGIFIETDAYQPESGGIHPREAAEHMSDAVPEVVETALEAADGPIDAVAFSRGPGLGPCLRTVGTAARALAQTLDVPLVGVNHMVAHLEIGRQQSGFDSPVCLNASGANAHVLGYRNGRYRVLGETMDTGVGNAIDKFTRHVGWSHPGGPKVEEAAADGEYTELPYVVKGMDFSFSGIMSAAKDAYDDGVPVEDVCYSLQETVFAMLTEVAERALSLTGSDELVLGGGVGQNARLREMLREMCDQRGADFYAPDPRFLRDNAGMIAVLGAEMARTGDTLEIGASAVDPNFRPDQVPVSWRADDESVAVRRDEGTEVQGAEATVEIGDERVTKRRLPKSYRHPELDARLRRDRTVLEARLTSEARRHGVPTPVVYDVDPEEGVIVFECVGEADLRDGLTTERVRDVARHLAAIHRAGFVHGDPTTRNVRVGPKRTFLIDFGLGYNTDDDEDYAMDLHVFGQSLAGTSDNADSLRQTFEDAYAEVGDEAVLDRLREVEGRGRYQ, via the coding sequence ATGCGCGTCCTCGGCATCGAGGGCACAGCGTGGGCGGCCAGTGCGGCGGTGTACGACGACGAAACGGCCGCAACTGACCCCGACGGTATTTTTATCGAGACCGACGCCTACCAACCCGAGAGCGGCGGCATTCACCCGCGCGAGGCCGCTGAACACATGAGCGACGCCGTCCCCGAGGTCGTCGAGACGGCCTTGGAGGCGGCCGACGGTCCGATAGACGCCGTCGCGTTCTCGCGCGGTCCCGGTCTCGGTCCCTGCCTACGGACGGTCGGTACCGCCGCGCGCGCGCTGGCCCAGACGTTGGACGTGCCCCTCGTCGGCGTCAACCACATGGTCGCGCACCTCGAAATCGGCCGCCAGCAGTCGGGCTTCGACTCGCCGGTCTGTCTGAACGCCTCGGGCGCGAACGCCCACGTACTGGGCTACCGGAACGGTCGGTATCGCGTCCTCGGCGAGACGATGGACACCGGCGTCGGCAACGCCATCGACAAGTTCACTCGTCACGTCGGGTGGTCCCACCCCGGCGGGCCGAAGGTCGAGGAGGCCGCGGCCGACGGCGAGTACACCGAACTGCCCTACGTCGTCAAGGGGATGGACTTCTCGTTCTCGGGCATCATGAGCGCCGCGAAAGACGCCTACGACGACGGCGTTCCGGTCGAAGACGTGTGTTACTCCCTTCAGGAGACCGTCTTCGCCATGCTCACGGAGGTCGCGGAGCGCGCGCTCTCGCTGACCGGGAGCGACGAACTCGTCCTCGGCGGCGGCGTCGGACAGAACGCCCGCCTCCGGGAGATGTTGCGGGAGATGTGCGACCAGCGCGGCGCGGACTTCTACGCGCCGGACCCGCGCTTCCTCCGGGACAACGCCGGGATGATTGCGGTGCTGGGCGCAGAGATGGCCCGCACGGGCGACACCCTCGAAATCGGGGCCTCGGCCGTGGACCCGAACTTCCGGCCGGACCAAGTGCCGGTCAGTTGGCGCGCAGACGACGAATCCGTCGCGGTCCGGCGCGACGAGGGGACCGAAGTGCAGGGCGCGGAGGCGACGGTCGAAATCGGTGACGAGCGTGTCACGAAGCGCCGCCTGCCCAAGAGCTACCGCCACCCGGAACTCGACGCGCGACTCCGGCGCGACCGGACGGTCCTCGAAGCGCGCCTCACCAGCGAGGCCCGCAGGCACGGCGTGCCGACGCCGGTGGTTTACGACGTGGACCCCGAGGAGGGCGTGATAGTCTTCGAGTGCGTTGGCGAGGCTGACCTACGGGACGGACTCACGACCGAGCGCGTGCGCGACGTGGCGCGACACCTCGCCGCGATTCACCGCGCGGGGTTCGTCCACGGCGACCCCACCACGCGAAACGTCCGGGTCGGACCAAAGCGGACCTTCCTCATCGACTTCGGACTGGGATACAACACCGACGACGACGAGGACTACGCGATGGACCTCCACGTCTTCGGCCAGAGTCTCGCGGGAACGTCGGACAACGCCGACTCGCTCCGCCAGACCTTCGAGGACGCCTACGCCGAGGTCGGCGACGAGGCGGTCCTCGACCGCCTCCGGGAAGTCGAAGGGCGCGGTCGGTACCAGTAG
- a CDS encoding site-2 protease family protein: MNTLVWVVVGVALYWLGVLLLGSKGLLPSYIGTQGPILTIHTQRGKKFLDWLATPKRLWRAWGNFGLGIALVVMLGSFLLLVVQAVVIVRNPPPATAATEPQNVLVIPGVNQFLPLSVAPEILFGLLVGLVVHEGGHGLMCRVEDIEIRSMGLATLAILPIGAFVEPDEESRQNANRGSQSRMFAAGVTNNFAVTVVAFLLLFGPVVGSVAVAPGATIGGSFDGSAADRADIGEGDRIVAVNGNAVEGNDDLQTVLSRTDDRTVTVTLADGGQKELRQSLLVTGVHPDSPFASAISVQRDNTTTVTEINGTTVHTESEFRSAVEDTPVVTLRTESGETATGPVGVLATVKSDGPGASDGMPADSTVVITAIDSERILNASDLSATTEDYEVGDNITVTAYAESDPGEYNQREEYEVTLGEGNDGSPVVGVLSTPGYSGLTFSSFGVQLYPAEQFLDLLGGEFGSLIGGVGGPIVSFLSGVLGVLLLPFATISLGSTYNFAGFVAWNSGFYTVAGGPLSFLGEWGLFLLANLLFWTGWVNLNLGFFNCIPAFPLDGGHMLRTSTEAIVSRLPTNQRHQLATMVTTTVGLVMLASLLLMVFGPQLLSG; the protein is encoded by the coding sequence ATGAACACGCTCGTGTGGGTAGTCGTCGGAGTTGCCCTCTACTGGCTCGGAGTGCTGTTGCTCGGCTCGAAAGGGCTTTTGCCGTCGTACATCGGGACGCAGGGGCCGATTCTGACGATTCACACCCAGCGCGGCAAGAAGTTTCTCGACTGGCTCGCCACCCCGAAGCGACTCTGGCGGGCGTGGGGGAACTTCGGTCTCGGCATCGCGCTGGTCGTGATGCTCGGGTCGTTCCTCCTGCTCGTCGTGCAGGCGGTCGTAATCGTCCGGAATCCGCCGCCCGCTACCGCGGCGACAGAACCGCAGAACGTTCTCGTGATTCCGGGCGTCAACCAGTTCCTCCCGCTGTCGGTCGCGCCCGAAATCCTGTTCGGCCTGCTCGTTGGACTCGTCGTCCACGAGGGCGGCCACGGGCTGATGTGTCGGGTCGAAGACATCGAGATTCGCTCGATGGGGCTGGCGACGCTCGCTATTCTCCCCATCGGCGCGTTCGTCGAACCCGACGAGGAGAGTCGCCAGAACGCCAACCGCGGGAGCCAGAGCCGGATGTTCGCGGCGGGCGTCACCAACAACTTCGCGGTCACAGTCGTCGCCTTCCTCCTGCTGTTCGGACCGGTCGTCGGGTCGGTCGCGGTCGCGCCGGGCGCGACCATCGGGGGGTCGTTCGACGGGTCGGCCGCCGACCGCGCCGACATCGGCGAGGGCGACCGCATCGTCGCGGTGAACGGAAACGCCGTCGAGGGCAACGACGACTTACAGACAGTGCTCTCGCGCACGGACGACCGGACGGTGACGGTCACGCTCGCGGACGGCGGCCAGAAGGAACTCCGCCAGTCGCTTCTGGTCACGGGCGTCCACCCCGACTCGCCCTTTGCGTCCGCGATTTCGGTGCAACGGGACAACACCACGACCGTGACCGAAATCAACGGGACGACGGTCCACACCGAGAGCGAGTTCCGCTCGGCCGTCGAGGACACCCCCGTCGTCACGCTTCGGACCGAGAGCGGTGAGACCGCCACCGGGCCGGTCGGCGTGCTGGCGACCGTCAAGTCCGACGGTCCCGGTGCGAGCGACGGGATGCCCGCCGACAGCACCGTGGTTATCACGGCCATCGACAGCGAGCGCATCCTCAACGCTTCGGACCTGAGCGCGACGACCGAGGACTACGAGGTCGGCGACAATATCACCGTGACCGCCTACGCCGAGAGTGACCCCGGCGAGTACAACCAGCGCGAGGAGTACGAGGTCACGCTCGGCGAAGGCAACGACGGCAGTCCCGTCGTCGGCGTCCTCTCGACGCCGGGATACAGCGGACTGACGTTCAGTAGCTTCGGCGTCCAACTCTATCCCGCCGAGCAGTTCCTCGACCTGTTAGGCGGCGAGTTCGGGAGCCTCATCGGTGGCGTGGGCGGTCCCATCGTCTCGTTCCTCTCGGGCGTCCTCGGTGTCTTGCTGCTCCCGTTCGCCACCATCTCGCTCGGTTCGACGTACAACTTCGCTGGCTTCGTCGCGTGGAACAGCGGCTTCTACACCGTGGCGGGCGGACCGCTCTCGTTCCTCGGTGAGTGGGGCCTGTTCCTGCTGGCGAACCTGCTGTTCTGGACCGGATGGGTGAACCTCAACCTCGGTTTCTTCAACTGTATCCCGGCGTTCCCGCTCGACGGCGGACACATGCTCCGGACGAGCACCGAGGCAATCGTCTCGCGGCTTCCGACGAACCAGCGCCATCAGTTGGCGACGATGGTCACGACGACTGTCGGACTGGTGATGCTGGCGAGTCTCCTCCTGATGGTGTTCGGGCCGCAACTGCTGTCGGGATAG
- a CDS encoding acyltransferase — protein MTKRYVTLPDEMEASLEAFIAEVDRRLASDEDTCAVVEEVLVDLHGDREAYDRWQDGEEVSPAETARLQSYDPCNATLESEYYAEKNEAKFKQSKHIQWLWRQFDATPMADNVEFALRFRAMLADHLFADCGDNCRFFKGITFTYGHNITMGDNVVVHDDVHLDDRGELVLGDRVSVSDSAHVYTHDHDVVDQTQVENYRTVIGDDARITYDSMVRAGVRVGENAIVGAKSIVQRDVPDHHIAVGQPAKSVKIKPGWEEVAEPLDTDAETDKESRHIEYEIPDDLEVFDEFQRDLNPPGEE, from the coding sequence ATGACTAAACGATACGTGACCCTCCCGGACGAGATGGAGGCCTCGCTCGAAGCGTTCATCGCGGAGGTAGACCGGCGACTCGCCAGCGACGAGGATACCTGCGCGGTAGTCGAGGAGGTGTTGGTCGATCTCCACGGCGACCGGGAGGCCTACGACCGGTGGCAGGACGGCGAGGAGGTCTCGCCTGCCGAGACGGCGCGTCTACAGAGCTATGACCCGTGTAACGCGACGCTCGAAAGCGAATACTACGCCGAGAAAAACGAAGCGAAGTTCAAACAGTCCAAGCATATCCAGTGGCTCTGGCGGCAGTTCGACGCCACGCCGATGGCCGACAACGTGGAGTTCGCGCTCCGGTTCCGCGCGATGCTCGCCGACCACCTCTTTGCCGACTGCGGTGACAACTGTCGGTTCTTCAAGGGCATCACGTTCACCTACGGCCACAACATCACGATGGGCGACAACGTCGTCGTCCACGACGACGTGCATCTGGACGACCGCGGCGAGTTGGTCCTCGGCGACCGCGTCTCCGTCTCTGACTCGGCGCACGTCTACACCCACGACCACGACGTGGTTGACCAGACCCAAGTTGAGAACTACCGCACCGTCATCGGTGACGACGCCCGCATCACCTACGACTCGATGGTCCGGGCGGGCGTCCGCGTCGGGGAAAACGCCATCGTCGGCGCGAAGTCCATCGTCCAGCGCGACGTGCCCGACCACCACATCGCGGTCGGTCAACCGGCCAAGAGCGTGAAAATCAAGCCCGGTTGGGAGGAGGTGGCCGAACCGCTGGACACCGACGCGGAGACCGACAAGGAGAGTCGCCACATCGAGTACGAGATTCCCGACGACTTGGAGGTCTTCGACGAGTTTCAGCGCGACCTGAATCCGCCGGGCGAGGAGTAG
- a CDS encoding PadR family transcriptional regulator: MRKSGPPKGLIAYLVLELLDEKPRYGYEILKEIRSISGGHWEPSYGSVYPILYKFEEKGWAERIEREDEPDRKYFEITDSGREELAEKREETGGKARDFADVILGFYHVFAAFATDDRFEVEDRSDEWRFDEQFNAWIIEQLIRHYERDFGDFERIPDTPEEFAERMGLDAEE; encoded by the coding sequence ATGCGGAAAAGCGGCCCGCCGAAAGGCCTCATCGCGTATCTCGTGCTCGAACTGCTGGACGAAAAACCTCGATACGGCTACGAGATACTCAAAGAGATTCGGTCCATCAGCGGCGGCCACTGGGAACCCTCCTACGGGTCGGTCTACCCCATCCTCTACAAGTTCGAGGAGAAAGGGTGGGCCGAGCGCATCGAGCGCGAGGACGAACCCGACCGCAAGTATTTCGAGATCACCGACTCGGGCCGCGAGGAACTCGCGGAGAAGCGCGAGGAGACCGGCGGCAAGGCCCGCGATTTCGCGGACGTAATCTTGGGCTTCTACCACGTCTTCGCGGCGTTCGCCACCGACGACCGTTTCGAGGTCGAGGACCGCTCCGACGAGTGGCGCTTCGACGAGCAGTTCAACGCGTGGATAATCGAGCAACTCATCCGCCACTACGAGCGGGACTTCGGCGACTTCGAGCGGATTCCGGACACGCCCGAGGAGTTCGCCGAGCGGATGGGACTCGACGCCGAGGAGTAG
- a CDS encoding 30S ribosomal protein S24e has protein sequence MEVEILSEEQNPMLHRSEVRFQIVHDESTPSRLSVRDSLAAKLDKDSSEVVVHEMNTKFGMRKTVGYAKVYDSPEHARDVEQEYMLERNKIAADTDAEAEAEEAE, from the coding sequence ATGGAAGTCGAAATCCTCTCCGAGGAGCAGAATCCGATGCTCCACCGGTCCGAAGTGCGGTTCCAGATAGTTCACGACGAATCGACCCCTTCGCGCTTGTCGGTCCGCGACAGCCTCGCGGCCAAGCTCGACAAGGACTCCAGCGAGGTCGTCGTCCACGAAATGAACACCAAGTTCGGAATGCGAAAGACCGTCGGCTACGCGAAGGTCTACGACAGCCCCGAACACGCCCGCGATGTCGAGCAGGAGTACATGCTCGAACGCAACAAGATTGCCGCGGACACCGACGCCGAAGCCGAGGCGGAGGAGGCTGAATAA